The following coding sequences are from one Aeromicrobium duanguangcaii window:
- the yczR gene encoding MocR-like transcription factor YczR, producing the protein MDGAAPLTARRLATVVGSWDSGTGPAYRRLAAAIRTAVMDGRITTGTRLPSERSLADATGLSRTTTTRAYEVLREDGLVRTRQGSGTVVELPFGVSGSMSMLARPDRPDGIALTAAASEAPEGFSALVERAMGALPSVLATDGYLPDGLPVLRERIAARYSRHGVPTDPDQIIVTTGAQSALSLLVSALVRPGDRVLVEGCGYPHAFDMLQRAGARLLPLPAHDSPWPVDEVARLAPAARLALLVPDFHNPTGASMPSEARAEIARSLARGSVTTIIDETLRDVNVSGLPQPEHYGAHAPDAIVVGSVAKSIWGGLRIGWIRAPRTLVPRLVQARMVRDLGTAALDQLIVATALEDGEIDLRARTTDLRERRDVLLDAVGRRLPDWQVNLPDGGLSVWATLPAPMSSALTAVALDEGLTLTPGPRFFPTLPTLGEHHLRLPFALRPDLLEEAVVRLARAWSRVASGQTGGAADPDAVDLIA; encoded by the coding sequence ATGGACGGAGCAGCGCCCCTCACCGCCCGCCGATTGGCCACCGTCGTGGGGTCCTGGGACTCCGGCACCGGCCCGGCGTACCGGCGGCTGGCCGCCGCGATCCGCACGGCCGTGATGGACGGGCGCATCACCACCGGCACCCGCCTGCCCAGCGAGCGCAGCCTCGCGGACGCCACCGGACTGAGCCGCACCACCACGACGCGCGCCTACGAGGTGCTGCGCGAGGACGGCCTGGTGCGCACGCGCCAGGGTTCGGGCACCGTGGTCGAGCTGCCGTTCGGCGTGTCGGGCTCGATGAGCATGCTCGCTCGCCCGGACCGCCCGGACGGCATCGCGCTGACCGCCGCCGCCTCCGAGGCACCCGAGGGATTCTCCGCACTGGTCGAGCGCGCGATGGGCGCCCTGCCGTCGGTGCTGGCCACGGACGGCTACCTGCCCGACGGGCTGCCGGTCCTGCGCGAGCGGATCGCCGCGCGGTACTCCCGCCACGGCGTACCGACCGACCCCGACCAGATCATCGTCACCACCGGGGCCCAGAGCGCGTTGTCGCTGTTGGTCTCGGCCTTGGTCCGGCCGGGAGACCGCGTCCTGGTGGAGGGCTGCGGATATCCGCACGCCTTCGACATGCTCCAACGCGCCGGGGCACGGTTGCTGCCACTGCCCGCGCACGACTCCCCCTGGCCCGTCGACGAGGTGGCGCGACTGGCGCCCGCGGCCCGGCTGGCGCTGCTCGTGCCCGACTTCCACAACCCGACCGGTGCGTCGATGCCGTCCGAGGCGCGTGCCGAGATCGCCCGGTCGCTGGCGCGCGGATCCGTCACCACGATCATCGACGAGACCTTGAGGGACGTGAACGTCAGCGGACTCCCCCAGCCAGAGCACTACGGCGCGCACGCTCCGGACGCGATCGTCGTCGGATCAGTCGCCAAGTCGATCTGGGGCGGCTTGAGGATCGGCTGGATCCGGGCACCCCGCACGCTCGTGCCGCGTCTCGTGCAGGCCCGCATGGTGCGCGACCTCGGCACTGCCGCACTGGACCAGCTCATCGTGGCGACGGCGCTGGAGGACGGTGAGATCGACCTGCGCGCGCGCACCACCGATCTGCGCGAGCGCCGTGACGTGCTGCTCGACGCGGTCGGCCGTCGACTGCCGGACTGGCAGGTCAACCTGCCCGACGGTGGGCTCTCGGTCTGGGCCACCCTGCCGGCGCCGATGAGCTCGGCGTTGACGGCGGTGGCGCTCGACGAGGGACTCACCCTGACGCCCGGCCCGCGGTTCTTCCCGACGCTGCCCACCCTCGGCGAGCACCACCTCAGACTGCCGTTCGCGCTGCGCCCCGATCTGCTCGAGGAGGCCGTCGTCCGACTCGCCCGCGCATGGTCCCGGGTGGCCAGCGGCCAGACCGGTGGCGCCGCCGACCCGGACGCCGTGGACCTCATCGCCTGA
- a CDS encoding aromatic ring-opening dioxygenase LigA, whose amino-acid sequence MSDSHTDHHTRNTGGVRVVGLLSILAGIVLIIAGAATWYVVTDQLKAQDITVAEDAKWFGGKQVNGPLDAYSEAQVIEKHALEATDGKTYAQLGQDDPVREVAMNASFLRASLFTSVVAYGVAAFAMGMGVLWLLLGWSLRKLA is encoded by the coding sequence ATGTCCGATTCGCACACCGACCATCACACCCGCAACACCGGCGGCGTCCGCGTCGTCGGGCTGCTCTCGATCCTGGCCGGGATCGTGCTGATCATCGCCGGCGCGGCCACCTGGTACGTCGTCACCGACCAGCTCAAGGCCCAGGACATCACCGTCGCCGAGGACGCCAAGTGGTTCGGCGGCAAGCAGGTCAACGGCCCACTCGACGCCTACTCCGAGGCCCAGGTCATCGAGAAGCACGCCCTGGAGGCGACCGACGGCAAGACGTACGCCCAACTGGGTCAGGACGATCCGGTGCGCGAGGTCGCGATGAACGCGTCGTTCCTGCGCGCCTCGCTCTTCACCTCGGTCGTGGCCTACGGTGTCGCGGCGTTCGCCATGGGCATGGGCGTCCTGTGGCTCCTGCTGGGCTGGTCGTTGCGCAAACTCGCCTGA
- a CDS encoding SDR family NAD(P)-dependent oxidoreductase, whose product MPNFTDDELETALKVLGEAQYLGDEDEAYIALRRACGKFYKDVKKQRRRAKRDAVNEADREVIELTATGSPRRIDDETAGIPLVSNVKGATAGVLTVARGCYICKQKYTVVDAFYHQLCPECAALGHAKRDARTDLTGKRALLTGGRAKIGMYIALRLLRDGAHLTITTRFPRDAVRRFSAQPDSADWIDRLKIVGIDLRDPAQVIGLADEVAAAGPLDILINNAAQTVKRQPGSYSALAEAESQPLPEGYTPELVTFGHTSDAHPASLVGSVTTHQELARDAVTAEELTSIALEAGSADLARIDAGGLLPDIVDTNSWVQHVGQVDALELLEVQLCNSVAPFILVSRLRPAMAASPARRKYVVNVSAMEGQFSRGYKGPGHPHTNMAKAALNMLTRTSAREMFETDGILMTAVDTGWITDERPHVTKKRLAEEGFKAPLDLVDGAARVYDPIVRGEAGVDLHGVFLKDFEPFPW is encoded by the coding sequence GTGCCGAACTTCACCGACGACGAACTCGAGACCGCCCTCAAGGTCCTGGGTGAGGCGCAGTATCTCGGTGACGAGGATGAGGCGTACATCGCTCTGCGTCGCGCCTGTGGCAAGTTCTACAAGGACGTCAAGAAGCAGCGCCGCCGCGCCAAGCGCGACGCCGTCAACGAGGCCGACCGCGAGGTCATCGAGCTGACGGCCACCGGCTCGCCACGCCGGATCGACGACGAGACCGCCGGCATCCCGCTGGTCTCGAACGTCAAGGGCGCCACCGCGGGCGTGCTGACCGTCGCCCGTGGCTGCTACATCTGCAAGCAGAAGTACACGGTCGTCGACGCGTTCTACCACCAGCTGTGCCCCGAGTGCGCCGCCCTGGGCCACGCCAAGCGCGACGCCCGCACCGACCTGACCGGCAAGCGCGCCCTGCTGACCGGAGGCCGCGCCAAGATCGGCATGTACATCGCGCTGCGGCTGCTGCGCGACGGCGCCCACCTCACGATCACGACGCGCTTCCCGCGCGACGCCGTCCGCCGCTTCAGCGCCCAGCCCGACAGCGCCGACTGGATCGACCGGCTCAAGATCGTCGGCATCGACCTGCGCGACCCGGCCCAGGTGATCGGCCTGGCCGACGAGGTCGCCGCGGCCGGCCCGCTCGACATCCTCATCAACAACGCCGCGCAGACGGTGAAGCGCCAGCCCGGCTCCTACTCGGCGCTCGCCGAGGCCGAGTCCCAGCCGCTGCCCGAGGGCTACACGCCCGAGTTGGTCACGTTCGGCCACACGAGCGACGCCCACCCCGCCTCGCTCGTCGGCTCTGTCACCACGCACCAGGAGTTGGCCCGCGATGCCGTGACCGCCGAGGAGCTCACGTCGATCGCCCTCGAGGCGGGCTCGGCCGACCTCGCGCGCATCGACGCCGGAGGTCTGCTGCCCGACATCGTCGACACCAACAGCTGGGTCCAGCACGTGGGCCAGGTCGACGCGCTCGAGCTGCTCGAGGTCCAGCTGTGCAACAGCGTCGCGCCGTTCATCCTCGTCAGTCGGCTGCGCCCCGCGATGGCCGCGTCGCCGGCGCGACGCAAGTACGTCGTCAACGTCTCGGCCATGGAGGGCCAGTTCTCGCGCGGCTACAAGGGCCCGGGTCACCCGCACACGAACATGGCCAAGGCCGCGCTCAACATGCTCACCCGCACCAGCGCCCGCGAGATGTTCGAGACCGACGGCATCCTCATGACGGCCGTCGACACCGGCTGGATCACCGACGAGCGTCCGCACGTCACCAAGAAGCGCCTCGCCGAGGAGGGCTTCAAGGCCCCGCTCGATCTCGTCGACGGTGCCGCGCGGGTGTACGACCCGATCGTCCGGGGCGAGGCCGGCGTCGACCTGCACGGCGTCTTCCTCAAGGACTTCGAGCCCTTCCCGTGGTGA
- the yczE gene encoding membrane protein YczE, whose translation MTRRMVQLLIGLWLYGATMAFMVRAGLGLDPWDVFHEGVTHHVPLTFGQVVIVVGALLLLLWIPLRQRPGIGTVANVLVIGVAADVTLAILPPADGVLLGVLLLLLGVVGNGLAGAMYVGAGLGTGPRDGLWTGVVRRTGASVRRVRTGLEVLVLVSGFALGGTVGLGTVLYALGIGPIVQFFLPWFEIRPAGPEPAAA comes from the coding sequence ATGACGCGGCGGATGGTGCAGCTGCTGATCGGCCTGTGGCTCTACGGCGCCACGATGGCGTTCATGGTGCGGGCGGGCCTGGGCCTCGACCCGTGGGACGTGTTCCACGAGGGCGTCACGCACCACGTGCCGCTGACCTTCGGCCAGGTGGTGATCGTGGTCGGAGCGCTGCTGCTCCTGCTGTGGATCCCGCTGCGCCAGCGTCCCGGCATCGGAACGGTGGCGAACGTGCTCGTGATCGGTGTGGCCGCCGACGTCACGCTCGCGATCCTGCCGCCCGCCGACGGCGTGCTGCTCGGCGTCCTGCTCCTGCTGCTCGGTGTCGTGGGCAACGGCCTGGCCGGTGCGATGTACGTGGGCGCGGGCCTGGGCACCGGTCCGCGGGACGGGCTGTGGACGGGCGTCGTGCGCCGGACCGGGGCCAGCGTGCGGCGGGTGCGCACCGGTCTGGAGGTCCTGGTGCTGGTCAGCGGTTTCGCGCTCGGGGGAACGGTCGGCCTCGGGACGGTCCTCTACGCGCTCGGCATCGGTCCGATCGTGCAGTTCTTCCTGCCGTGGTTCGAGATCCGTCCCGCGGGGCCGGAGCCGGCCGCCGCGTGA
- a CDS encoding GNAT family N-acetyltransferase, with amino-acid sequence MDLASLTTERLVLTAVSQDDLADLHALHADPRVWRHLPSGVHTSAQQTSDEITMYAADWERDALGYWTARRRDGGDLVGIGGVRLKPTATWNLYYRVSADHHGQGYAGELVEAAMQAAATVAPDAPVVAYLLEHNEASRRTAERAGLTQVWRGPDRDVPGGVRLVYADRDLPTATLAALH; translated from the coding sequence ATGGATCTCGCGAGTCTGACCACCGAGCGGTTGGTGCTGACGGCGGTGTCGCAGGACGACCTCGCCGACCTGCACGCGCTGCATGCCGACCCGCGGGTCTGGCGCCACCTGCCGTCGGGCGTGCACACCAGCGCGCAGCAGACCAGTGACGAGATCACGATGTACGCCGCGGACTGGGAGCGCGACGCGCTCGGCTACTGGACCGCGCGTCGGCGCGACGGCGGCGACCTGGTGGGCATCGGGGGAGTGCGGCTGAAGCCGACCGCAACCTGGAACCTGTACTACCGGGTCTCGGCCGACCACCACGGTCAGGGCTACGCGGGCGAGCTCGTCGAGGCCGCGATGCAGGCGGCCGCCACGGTGGCTCCCGATGCCCCGGTGGTCGCCTACCTGCTGGAGCACAACGAGGCGTCGCGGCGCACCGCCGAACGGGCGGGGCTGACGCAGGTCTGGAGGGGGCCGGACCGGGACGTGCCCGGCGGCGTCCGCCTCGTCTACGCCGACCGCGACCTGCCTACGGCGACCCTCGCAGCGCTGCACTGA
- a CDS encoding APC family permease, translating into MDVLRKKNVDDVIHQNDEVPGDADEGHGRLKKNLSAIDLIGFGIGIVIGTGIFTLTGLQAKENAGPAVTISFLIAGAVALLAALCYAELASAVPTAGSSYTYSYTTIGEIFAWIIAWDLILEFALGSAVVARGWSGYVAGVFDLPEKWFAEEGSVVNVGAIAIVILLGWVAMRGIRESAWVTNGLVVIKVLVCVFVIAVGAFYVKTGNLVPFIPESTPTASGSEASGLHAPLWQFLSGIEPATFGITGVFVAAAVVFFAYSGFEAVANLGEETKNPKRDMPLGLLGTLGICTLLYVGVCLVLTGMVHYSDLSEGDAVADVFDQVGLEWAGILIGVAAVAGLTSVILVDLVAMGRIGFALARDGLLPEAFRRIHPTWGTPVLMTGITVVVVALLAGFVPISVLAEMVSIGTLFAFVVVAIAVIVLRRTEPDMNRPFRAPWVPILPIVTVAACLGLMASLKVDTWLRFIVWLVLGLAVYFVYGYKHSRLNQVAEGERS; encoded by the coding sequence ATGGACGTCCTGAGGAAGAAGAACGTCGACGACGTCATCCACCAGAACGACGAGGTTCCCGGTGACGCGGACGAGGGACACGGCCGCCTCAAGAAGAACCTGTCGGCCATCGACCTGATCGGCTTCGGCATCGGCATCGTGATCGGCACGGGCATCTTCACGCTGACCGGACTGCAGGCCAAGGAGAACGCCGGCCCGGCCGTGACGATCTCGTTCCTGATCGCGGGAGCCGTCGCCCTGCTGGCCGCGCTCTGTTACGCCGAACTGGCGTCGGCGGTGCCGACGGCGGGCAGCTCCTACACGTACAGCTACACGACGATCGGCGAGATCTTCGCCTGGATCATCGCGTGGGACCTGATCCTGGAGTTCGCCCTGGGCTCGGCCGTCGTGGCACGAGGCTGGTCAGGCTACGTCGCCGGTGTCTTCGACCTGCCGGAGAAGTGGTTCGCCGAGGAGGGGTCGGTCGTCAACGTCGGCGCCATCGCGATCGTGATCCTGTTGGGCTGGGTCGCGATGCGCGGCATCCGCGAGTCCGCCTGGGTCACCAACGGGCTGGTCGTCATCAAGGTGCTGGTCTGCGTCTTCGTCATCGCCGTCGGCGCCTTCTACGTCAAGACCGGCAACCTCGTGCCGTTCATCCCCGAGTCCACGCCCACGGCGAGTGGCTCCGAGGCCAGCGGCCTGCACGCTCCCCTGTGGCAGTTCCTCTCGGGCATCGAGCCCGCCACGTTCGGCATCACGGGCGTCTTCGTCGCGGCCGCCGTCGTGTTCTTCGCCTACTCGGGCTTCGAGGCCGTCGCGAACCTCGGCGAGGAGACCAAGAACCCGAAGCGCGACATGCCGCTGGGCCTGTTGGGCACGCTCGGGATCTGCACCCTGCTGTACGTCGGCGTCTGCCTGGTCCTGACCGGCATGGTGCACTACTCCGACCTCTCCGAGGGCGACGCCGTGGCGGACGTCTTCGATCAGGTCGGCCTCGAGTGGGCCGGCATCCTGATCGGCGTCGCGGCCGTGGCCGGCCTGACGTCCGTGATCCTGGTCGACCTCGTGGCGATGGGGCGCATCGGCTTCGCCCTGGCCCGCGACGGCCTGCTGCCGGAGGCGTTCCGCCGCATCCACCCGACGTGGGGCACCCCGGTCCTGATGACCGGCATCACGGTCGTGGTCGTGGCCCTGCTCGCGGGCTTCGTGCCGATCTCGGTCCTGGCCGAGATGGTCAGCATCGGCACCCTGTTCGCCTTCGTCGTCGTGGCGATCGCGGTCATCGTCCTGCGCCGCACCGAGCCCGACATGAACCGCCCCTTCCGGGCGCCGTGGGTGCCGATCCTGCCGATCGTCACCGTGGCCGCCTGCCTGGGCCTCATGGCCAGCCTCAAGGTCGACACGTGGCTGCGGTTCATCGTCTGGCTCGTCCTGGGCCTCGCGGTCTACTTCGTGTACGGCTACAAGCACTCGCGCCTCAACCAGGTCGCGGAGGGGGAACGCTCGTGA
- a CDS encoding universal stress protein, with the protein MSIVVGFGSDTRNAAPLELAAELSRTTGDELVLVSVVQDSWGSLRDFAGVDDEWRADVREQAEEAIATARKHLGPDIEPVPVTKTATSVPQALLDECIARRARVLVAGSASHGALGRIAFGSTNDRLAHSSAVPIALAPRGYRSHDDGIQRLVVAVDPTASDVALHQPIADLASWLKVQVEIVTFAVRSGSRTAYSAFADQGVQRAWGTLVRNHQQELANKIRELAPDTEVTTDQVTTAERWSLALESYQWRAGDLLAVGSSRHGPVARVFVGSTATRIVNHSPVPVVLLPRPRTY; encoded by the coding sequence GTGAGCATCGTCGTCGGATTCGGCTCGGACACCCGCAACGCCGCCCCGCTGGAGCTGGCCGCCGAGCTCTCGCGCACCACGGGCGATGAGCTCGTGCTGGTCAGCGTCGTTCAGGACAGCTGGGGCTCGCTGCGCGACTTCGCGGGCGTGGACGACGAATGGCGCGCCGACGTGCGCGAGCAGGCCGAGGAGGCGATCGCCACCGCCCGCAAGCACCTCGGTCCCGACATCGAGCCGGTCCCCGTGACGAAGACGGCGACCTCGGTCCCCCAGGCCCTGCTGGACGAGTGCATCGCGCGTCGCGCCCGGGTGCTCGTCGCGGGCTCGGCCTCGCACGGCGCCCTGGGCCGGATCGCGTTCGGGAGCACGAACGACCGCCTCGCACACAGCTCGGCCGTCCCCATCGCGCTGGCCCCTCGGGGCTACCGCTCCCACGACGACGGCATCCAGCGCCTCGTGGTGGCCGTCGACCCGACCGCGTCCGACGTCGCGCTGCACCAGCCCATCGCCGACCTCGCGTCGTGGCTGAAGGTGCAGGTCGAGATCGTCACGTTCGCGGTGCGCAGTGGCTCACGCACGGCGTACTCGGCCTTCGCCGACCAGGGCGTCCAGCGGGCGTGGGGCACCTTGGTCCGCAACCATCAGCAGGAGCTGGCGAACAAGATCCGCGAGCTGGCGCCCGACACCGAGGTGACGACCGACCAGGTCACCACGGCCGAGCGCTGGTCCCTGGCACTGGAGTCCTACCAGTGGCGCGCCGGCGACCTGCTCGCCGTGGGATCGAGCCGGCACGGCCCCGTGGCGCGCGTCTTCGTCGGCTCGACCGCGACGCGCATCGTCAACCACAGCCCCGTGCCGGTCGTGCTGCTCCCCCGCCCCCGGACGTACTGA
- a CDS encoding acetolactate synthase large subunit, whose translation MTETAPETMTGAQSLVRSLEKAGVEVIFGIPGGAILPAYDPLYDSSIRHILVRHEQGAGHAAQGYAMATGKVGVCMATSGPGATNLVTAIADAYLDSVPMVAVTGQVASTVIGSDAFQEADIRGITMPITKHSFLVTDPAEIPRVVAEAFHIASTGRPGPVLVDVAKDALQAMTTHQWPHELALPGYRPTTRPHNKQVREAARLIAEAERPVLYVGGGVIKAEAAAELKILAELTQIPVVTTLMARGAFPDSHELHLGMPGMHGSVAAVLGLQKSDLLITLGARFDDRVTGNLDTFAPGAKVIHADIDPAEISKNRVADVPIVGDAREVIADLIRALQKQTDEDELTGEYTAWRKYIVGVKEKFPVAYDKTDGGLAPQTVIERINAAAGPEAIYTSGVGQHQMWAAQFVQYERPRQWLNSGGAGTMGYGVPAAMGAKVGAPDRVVWAIDGDGCFQMTNQELATCALEGIPIKVAVINNSSLGMVRQWQTLFYEGRYSNTDLHSGPESIGARRIPDFVKLAEAYGCVGLRCESEDELDEVIAKAMSINDVPVVIDFVVERDAMVWPMVAAGTSNDDIKIARDLAPEWDEEDL comes from the coding sequence ATGACCGAGACGGCACCGGAGACGATGACCGGGGCGCAAAGCCTCGTCCGATCGCTGGAGAAGGCCGGAGTCGAGGTCATCTTCGGGATCCCCGGCGGCGCGATTCTGCCGGCGTACGACCCGCTGTACGACTCCTCGATCCGACACATCCTGGTTCGACACGAGCAGGGCGCGGGCCACGCCGCCCAGGGCTACGCCATGGCCACCGGCAAGGTCGGTGTCTGCATGGCGACCTCGGGCCCGGGTGCCACCAACCTGGTCACCGCGATCGCCGACGCGTACCTCGACTCGGTGCCGATGGTGGCCGTCACCGGCCAGGTCGCCAGCACCGTCATCGGCTCGGACGCCTTCCAGGAGGCCGACATCCGCGGCATCACGATGCCGATCACCAAGCACAGCTTCCTCGTCACCGACCCGGCCGAGATCCCGCGCGTCGTCGCCGAGGCCTTCCACATCGCCTCCACCGGCCGTCCCGGCCCGGTCCTGGTCGACGTCGCCAAGGACGCGCTGCAGGCGATGACCACCCACCAGTGGCCGCACGAGCTGGCGCTGCCGGGCTACCGCCCCACGACCCGTCCGCACAACAAGCAGGTGCGCGAGGCGGCCCGGCTCATCGCCGAGGCCGAGCGCCCGGTGCTGTACGTCGGCGGTGGCGTCATCAAGGCCGAGGCCGCAGCCGAGCTGAAGATCCTCGCCGAGCTCACGCAGATCCCCGTCGTCACGACGCTCATGGCGCGCGGCGCGTTCCCCGACTCGCACGAGCTGCACCTGGGCATGCCCGGCATGCACGGCTCGGTCGCGGCGGTCCTGGGCCTGCAGAAGTCCGACCTGCTGATCACCCTCGGCGCGCGCTTCGACGACCGGGTGACCGGCAACCTCGACACGTTCGCCCCCGGCGCCAAGGTCATCCACGCCGACATCGACCCGGCCGAGATCAGCAAGAACCGCGTGGCGGACGTCCCGATCGTGGGCGACGCCCGCGAGGTCATCGCCGACCTCATCCGCGCGCTGCAGAAGCAGACCGACGAGGACGAGCTGACGGGCGAGTACACCGCTTGGCGGAAGTACATCGTCGGCGTCAAGGAGAAGTTCCCGGTCGCGTACGACAAGACCGACGGCGGCCTCGCGCCCCAGACGGTCATCGAGCGCATCAACGCCGCCGCCGGTCCCGAGGCGATCTACACCTCGGGCGTCGGACAGCACCAGATGTGGGCCGCCCAGTTCGTGCAGTACGAGCGCCCGCGCCAGTGGCTCAACTCCGGTGGCGCCGGCACGATGGGCTACGGCGTGCCCGCCGCGATGGGCGCCAAGGTCGGCGCCCCCGATCGCGTCGTGTGGGCCATCGACGGCGACGGCTGCTTCCAGATGACCAACCAGGAGCTCGCCACGTGCGCGCTGGAGGGCATCCCGATCAAGGTCGCGGTCATCAACAACTCCTCGCTGGGCATGGTGCGCCAGTGGCAGACCCTGTTCTACGAGGGCCGCTACTCCAACACCGACCTGCACTCCGGTCCCGAGTCCATCGGGGCGCGCCGGATCCCCGACTTCGTCAAGCTGGCCGAGGCCTACGGCTGCGTGGGCCTGCGCTGCGAGAGCGAGGACGAGCTCGACGAGGTCATCGCCAAGGCGATGAGCATCAACGACGTGCCCGTCGTGATCGACTTCGTGGTCGAGCGCGACGCCATGGTCTGGCCGATGGTCGCGGCCGGCACGAGCAACGACGACATCAAGATCGCCCGCGATCTGGCCCCCGAATGGGATGAGGAAGACCTCTGA
- the ilvN gene encoding acetolactate synthase small subunit, with product MPQHTLSVLVENTPGVLARVSSLFMRRGFNIDSLAVGQTEIPEVSRMTIVVNVDELPLEQVTKQLNKLVNVLKIVELDSGGAVERELMLIKVKTDQQTRGQVLETVQLFRAKIVDVAVDSVTVEATGDSGKLTAMLNVLEPFGIREIVQSGRVAIGRGSRSITDRTLRTVPGTAAG from the coding sequence ATGCCCCAACACACTCTGAGCGTGCTGGTCGAGAACACCCCCGGCGTCCTGGCTCGCGTGTCGAGCCTGTTCATGCGCCGCGGCTTCAACATCGACTCGCTGGCCGTCGGCCAGACCGAGATCCCCGAGGTCTCGCGCATGACGATCGTCGTCAACGTCGACGAGCTGCCTCTGGAGCAGGTCACCAAGCAGCTCAACAAGCTGGTCAACGTGCTCAAGATCGTCGAGCTCGACTCCGGCGGCGCCGTCGAGCGCGAGCTCATGCTGATCAAGGTCAAGACCGACCAGCAGACCCGCGGGCAGGTCCTCGAGACGGTGCAGCTGTTCCGCGCCAAGATCGTCGACGTGGCCGTGGACTCGGTCACCGTCGAGGCCACCGGCGACTCCGGCAAGCTCACCGCGATGCTCAACGTGCTCGAGCCGTTCGGCATCCGCGAGATCGTCCAGTCCGGTCGCGTCGCGATCGGCCGCGGCTCGCGGTCGATCACCGATCGCACGCTGCGCACGGTCCCCGGCACGGCCGCCGGCTGA
- the ilvC gene encoding ketol-acid reductoisomerase — translation MAELFYDDDADLSLIQGKNVAVIGYGSQGHAHALNLRDSGVDVRIGLLEGSKSKAKAEAEGLRVLSVAEAVEESDVIVILTPDQVQRHVYSEFIAPNLTTGDALVFGHGFNIRYGYIKPAEGVDVIMVAPKAPGHTVRREFVAGRGIPDIIAVEQDASGHAWDLALSYAKAIGGTRAGVIKTTFTEETETDLFGEQAVLCGGVSHLVQAGFETLTEAGYQPEIAYFEVLHELKLIVDLMWEGGIAKQRWSISDTAEYGDYVSGPRVIDDGVKDRMVEVLKDIQSGAFAERFIADQDNAGKEFLELREKEAGHPIEATGKTLRSHFSWKQSDDDYTEGSAAR, via the coding sequence GTGGCTGAACTGTTCTATGACGACGACGCCGACCTGTCCCTGATCCAGGGCAAGAACGTGGCCGTGATCGGCTACGGCAGCCAGGGTCACGCCCACGCGCTCAACCTGCGCGACTCGGGCGTCGACGTGCGCATCGGCCTGCTCGAAGGCAGCAAGAGCAAGGCCAAGGCCGAGGCCGAGGGCCTGCGCGTCCTGTCCGTCGCTGAGGCCGTCGAGGAGTCGGACGTCATCGTCATCCTGACGCCCGACCAGGTCCAGCGTCACGTGTACTCCGAGTTCATCGCCCCGAACCTCACCACGGGCGACGCCCTCGTGTTCGGCCACGGCTTCAACATCCGGTACGGCTACATCAAGCCCGCCGAGGGTGTCGACGTCATCATGGTCGCGCCCAAGGCCCCCGGCCACACGGTGCGTCGCGAGTTCGTCGCGGGCCGTGGCATCCCCGACATCATCGCGGTCGAGCAGGACGCCTCGGGCCACGCCTGGGACCTCGCGCTCTCGTACGCGAAGGCCATCGGCGGCACGCGCGCCGGCGTCATCAAGACGACCTTCACCGAGGAGACCGAGACCGACCTGTTCGGTGAGCAGGCCGTCCTGTGCGGTGGCGTGTCCCACCTGGTCCAGGCTGGCTTCGAGACGCTGACCGAGGCGGGCTACCAGCCCGAGATCGCCTACTTCGAGGTCCTGCACGAGCTCAAGCTCATCGTCGACCTCATGTGGGAGGGCGGCATCGCCAAGCAGCGCTGGAGCATCTCCGACACCGCCGAGTACGGCGACTACGTCTCGGGCCCGCGCGTCATCGACGACGGCGTCAAGGATCGCATGGTCGAGGTGCTGAAGGACATCCAGTCCGGCGCGTTCGCCGAGCGGTTCATCGCCGATCAGGACAACGCCGGCAAGGAGTTCCTCGAGCTGCGTGAGAAGGAGGCCGGTCACCCGATCGAGGCCACCGGCAAGACGCTGCGCTCGCACTTCTCCTGGAAGCAGTCGGACGACGACTACACCGAGGGCAGCGCGGCTCGCTGA